The genomic window CTGCAGAGTGTTCGACAAAAGGAACTCGACGAAGTCAGCTCTGCTTGAAGGGTGTATGCCAAGCACCCTTTGTTGAGCAGAAATCCTATTCGTAAGTAGGTGTTTTTCTTGCGTATACTTGTGAGGGAAGGAATAAATACCTAGAGAAAAAAGTGCTAACAACTGTCACACAAGCGAACTAAGTATGTAGGATTTACGTAAAATGCGTATGTAAGAATGGCATCGGTCTTTGTTGAGTGTAACACTGGGCGAAGCCTTTACCGAGTGTTATTGGGCATTTGCCCAGTGTCTATGTTACTAGGCAAACAACTCGATTCCAGTAGTGTATCCCGAGTTATCCAAGTCCACATGCAGATCACGCAATGATCCTAGATATCGGATGGCATTAGAAGACTAAAAGGATATGACTATTTAACTGCATGTTGATCTAGTTGGATCTTGAAGGTATCACATCACATGCAATGCAaatttaactactccctccgttccaaaattcttgtcttagatttgtctagatacggatgtatataatactaaaacgtgacttgatacatccatatttagacaaatctaaaacaagaattttgggacagatgGAGTACTTGTTTAGGGCAACCAAGAAAGCCTAGGGATGTCACCATCCGGTGACGCGCTGCTAAGTACTCCCTCGCTTGAAAAAATGTATTATATTATGGGACTGAGTAGTAGATGACGTAAATTAACATTGTTCTGGTTTTCTAAAGTTTGATTAATGATGACAATGATTTTTCAAAAAACGAAGAGGACATAAGAGGGGAGTAATTTGGATACGAATTTGTGTGGTTCGCTCCATTTGATTCCATCATGTGTGGAACACTACAAAATTAGTACACAAGTATGAACAACCTCAATAACTAATTAATTCATAATAGCTGAATGCCAGTCGACTGGATTACGAGGGAATGAAGGGGAAGGAAGGCTGAAAAAATCGACTGTCCCAATTATTTTTCTTCAGGCAACTGACATATAGCGCCAAAATTAATTAAGCGAGATCTGGAAGGTGCCATGGATCTATAAATCCGGCAGGCATCCGAGCAAAGGAGAGCACCaaaacacaaacacaaacacaaaTCCCAAGAAGTATTCATCATGAGAGACCACAAACACAAAAACAAACACAAGCACAAGCACACAACCCACCGGCGTGAAGGTGAGGAGCAAGGAGCAGCTCCGGGCACAATGGCGGAGAGCCGCAGCACCATCGCCTTCTTCGGGACCTCCAGGCCACCGGTGGCGCTGGACCTCTTCTCGTGCCCAGCGAACCCGCCGCCATCGTCTCCGCGGGACGAGCAGCGCCTCACCGACGGCGTCTCGTACAACCACAACGGCCGGGCCATCCCGGCGGCGGCGCTCAAGGAGCTCCTGGCCTTCCTGGCCGAGAAGAAGGACCCCGCGCTGGCCCTGGCCGGCGGTGCCACTCCGGAGGAGGTGGACAAGGGCGGTGTCACCGGCCTCGTCTTCGTCTCCGGGAGGGACAACGGCCTGGAGACACTCCATGTGGCCCTGCGCACCACAGGCGACAAGACCACCGTGCTGTCGCTGGCCGACATCTACGGTGCCGACACCTTCGGCGGGATCCGAATGGAGGACAGCGGCTGCTTGGCCGGCGGCTTCGAGGCGGGCGGCCTCACCGTCGGGCACTCGCTGGTGTACGTGTCCACCAAGGGGCCGGCGGCGGCACGGCGCACTCCGTGTCCGTGGACCGTGGTGTACAAGACCAACCTTGCCGACGGCACCACGGAGCGCCTCACTCCGCCGGGTAACCATCAGATCTGATCTGCTCTCTCATATCGTATTCGTATATCACTCCGACGGCAGCACGCGGCTGATGCTTCTTCGCGCGTGCAGACCAATACGACTTGAACCCGGCCGTGTCGCCGTCCGGGCAGAGGGTGGCGGTGGCCAACTTCCGGTCCGGCGAGATCGGCCGCCTCAAGACCGATATTGTGGTGATGAACGTGGACCGGGAGGCGCAGGGCGGGCTTGGGCGCAGCATCCTCATCAAGGACGGCGGGTGGCCGACGTGGGGCAGCGATAACGTCATCTTCTTCCACCGAGGGGTCGACACCAAGGACCCGGCCAGTACCGACTGGGGCGTGTACCGGTACGACCTCACCACCAAGGACACCATCAAGGTGACCCCCGACGACATCCAGGCCATGACTCCGGCGGCCATCGACAAGACGACGGTGGCCGTGGCCGTCACCCGGGAGACCTCCATGGACCGCACAAGGAAGGAGCAGCACCGCCACATCGAGATCTTTGAGGTCGGCAAGCCTGCCAGCCCGGTGGTGATCACCCATGGCACGACGCCGTTGGCAGACCACTACAGCCCATTCGTGCTCGATGGCGGCAGCCGCGTCGGTTTCCACCGCTGCAGAACCGACGACGACAAGGTGAATACTACCGCTGATCCCAAGAAGAAGCTGAGTAGCCCGGCGGCGACGCACAAGGACGGCGGGCTGGCCGGCGTGTTCCCAAGCATCAGCAATGACGGCTCCAAGATCTGCTACGTGGACAACGAGTTCAGATCCGTGTGGGTCGCCGACGAAAAGGGCCCGCGACCAGTCCATTCGGTACGTCGTCAAATCTACTTATATATTCTCTTGTCTTCTTGTTGGTTCATCCATGAAATATAACTATCTACAACGTGAGCAGGTGAGGAACAAGATCAGAGTCTTGTCCACTACGTGGAACCAAGACATGAGCAAGGACACCATCTACTTCTGCGAGGGCACGGCCGACCACCTGCAGATCTGTGCCCTCGAAGGCGCCTCCGAGCTCCGGCCCAATGACCGGAACATGAGGCGCCTCACCAAGGGCAAATTCAACGACGCCTTCCCCTCGAGCAACCCGGCCGGGACCAAGTTTGTGTTCCGGTCGACGCGCAACAGATCCGGTAGGCCGGAGGACGCCAAGTACAACAACCTCTACATCATGGAGGACGCGGAGGAAGGGGAGTGGGGTGAAGGCACGGTGACGCAGCTCACCGACGGGCCTTGGACTGACAGCCACTGCAGCTGGTCGCCCAGGGGTGACTGGATCGTCTTCTCCTCCTCCCGCGATAGGGACATCCTCGACTCCGCCGGTTGCTTCTCCATCTTCCTCGTCCTAGCCACCGACCGCAAGGTGCTGGTGCGGGTCATGTCCCTGCCCGGCCACGTTTGCCACCCCATCTTCAGCCCGGACATGGACAACCTCGTGGTCACCTCTGACGTCGCCGTAGTCTCCGCCGACCCGGTGTCTCTGCCAATCTTCATTGCCTCTGGCAGGCCCTATGGTGACATGTTCTCCATCAAACTCCGTGACACAACGGACATCAACAAGAACAAGGACATCATGGAGTTCCACCGCATCACACACACCCGCTACGAGTACTCCAAGCCCAGCTGGACCATCTATTTTGGTGACGACCCCAATGACAAGTGGCCAACCAATAGCAGTGTGGCTACGCCCCCCTGCGCACCGCCTCTTTCAATGCATTGGTGCTTAGGTGAGGTGCTAGGTGCACTAAAAGTCTTAGCAACCAATCTCCcgaatgcataggtgcttagctttTGCAGCTAAGCTGCTTTCATTTTGTTTAGCAACTAAACTCTTTATCCATTGGTTGATAGGCATTTTACGTAGGTCCACATGCTTGACATTGTTTCTTCTTCAGATCACCAAAGTGCTCTCATCGCTTCTTAGCACCTATACATGGTGAAGCACTGAGAAGGGCACTCTCCATGTTACCCCTATACAGGAGTACTACCAGTGTTGTCCTTTTCTGTTTTCCATAAATAAAGGggtgttatttcaatatatttTTTAATGAAGGGTTTTAATTCAGTGTTGACCAACTACAAACATAAATGAGTCATACCTGTTAGGAAACCGACTCCACCTATCGGAGGTACAGCCGGCTCTACATGATGTTTCATATCTAGATCGAACACTTTAGTCTAACATAAAAGGTACGCAATTGCCTTAACCTCAAGAAAATCATCTCTATATgcacatacactcacctctatgaactgCTAAAAAAGAGAGAGAATATCATCTCTATAAATAGAGCACCACCCTAGATGCATACGTATATCATATATCTTATCTCCTTTACTTCTGTGCATTTTATGGCAGCACGACTTCCTGCCGGTTACTTAACAATACAAAACTAGTCTACCCGAAACTGgaaattttcagaaaaaactatataCTAGCTAGGGTGTCCTACACCATGCATACGCCAGTAGGAGGTGGTATATAAATTGAATGTAAAGTGTAGCAGGCTCCCCTTGTCTGCCCTCGCTCCGTCTCCAAGGGGCGACTCGGGTGGATCCCAGTCTTGCCAACCCCGCCCCCGTTCCTCCTTGCTATCGTCGGTCGTCCCTGCCAGGCAATATCATTTTCAGTctgtataaaaaaatgttcgtcGTATATTACAAAAAGTTCATCATGCATTGAGAAAATTTCACTGCatacaaaaaaatgttcacaacATATTAAAAATATGTGTAGTGAGTGTCTGGAAAAATGTTCACCGTATAAAGAAAAAATGTTTATAGTTCAAAACTAAAAACATGGAAGAGTGAAAAAAACCAACCTAACAGGAAAAAAATAAAACGAAAGGGAAAACCAAAAACACCAACCAAAAAGCACAacagaaaagaaaacaagaaaaatgcAGTGAGCGAACGAAAGCAATGCGCGCAATGAACTAGGCGGCTCAACTTGCTCGCCAAAACCCTAAACCCTACTCGCCCGCCTAAATGGCGTAGCCTCGAATGCCTTCAGACGTCAACTAGAAATTGTTATAAGAAGTTATTGGCCACCCTATTTGGGCAGCGACCCAATTACTAAACGCATAAGCTACTGTGCGGTTTGGTGCCTGAAGTTCCAAAAATGGGCACAACGGATCCTATTCGTACCGTAGGTTGGGGAACAGCGATCAAACGCGTACCCTTCCATGCGCCTCATCCTCTTTAGGGACAGGACCATTTTTTTCACAAGagcgtttttttcttttctttttttccctttcttttttcttctggtttttctttctttctcttgttTTCCTTTATTATTTtacctttttcctttcttctttactACATATTTTCTTTTCTTATTATGTTTCTTTTCTCAAATCGATGAACTCGTGAATTTTTCATGATTTGTTTTGACTACCATGCACATTTATTGAAATGTGCAAACAATTTTATGTTCTTTTTTTAAATACGTGACCATTTTTTCAGATTTGAGATTTttcaaaaattcatgaactttttttgaatttacgAACAATTTTTGACATCATGATTACAAAATCACGAACAAATTTAAATTATTATCTTCTTTCCAAATTTGGAAATTTTTCATATTCACAAACATTTCTTGAATTCGTGAACAATTCTTCACCAAAAAATGTATTGTCGAGCATATTTTGAAATCCCATACATTTGTTTTTGAATATGGGATTCATGAACATCTTTAGAAGTAAAAAAAAGTATGAAGAAATGAAAAAAGCAGGGCGCCCCACACCGCAGTTAGGGCGTCCCAAGCACACGCACAAAAGGGGGGCGGGGGTGCATTGCTCGAAGCCGGGAATATGAGCTTCCAATAAGTGGTCCATTACGACCATCCTCCTAACCTGGTGCCAAGGCGAAGTAGGAAAAGTGTCCAAGAGGTGGCCTATGAAGAGAAGCAAACACGTCATGTTATCCGGTACAAGAAGGTTTTGCCAA from Triticum aestivum cultivar Chinese Spring chromosome 3B, IWGSC CS RefSeq v2.1, whole genome shotgun sequence includes these protein-coding regions:
- the LOC123066881 gene encoding uncharacterized protein; translated protein: MRDHKHKNKHKHKHTTHRREGEEQGAAPGTMAESRSTIAFFGTSRPPVALDLFSCPANPPPSSPRDEQRLTDGVSYNHNGRAIPAAALKELLAFLAEKKDPALALAGGATPEEVDKGGVTGLVFVSGRDNGLETLHVALRTTGDKTTVLSLADIYGADTFGGIRMEDSGCLAGGFEAGGLTVGHSLVYVSTKGPAAARRTPCPWTVVYKTNLADGTTERLTPPDQYDLNPAVSPSGQRVAVANFRSGEIGRLKTDIVVMNVDREAQGGLGRSILIKDGGWPTWGSDNVIFFHRGVDTKDPASTDWGVYRYDLTTKDTIKVTPDDIQAMTPAAIDKTTVAVAVTRETSMDRTRKEQHRHIEIFEVGKPASPVVITHGTTPLADHYSPFVLDGGSRVGFHRCRTDDDKVNTTADPKKKLSSPAATHKDGGLAGVFPSISNDGSKICYVDNEFRSVWVADEKGPRPVHSVRNKIRVLSTTWNQDMSKDTIYFCEGTADHLQICALEGASELRPNDRNMRRLTKGKFNDAFPSSNPAGTKFVFRSTRNRSGRPEDAKYNNLYIMEDAEEGEWGEGTVTQLTDGPWTDSHCSWSPRGDWIVFSSSRDRDILDSAGCFSIFLVLATDRKVLVRVMSLPGHVCHPIFSPDMDNLVVTSDVAVVSADPVSLPIFIASGRPYGDMFSIKLRDTTDINKNKDIMEFHRITHTRYEYSKPSWTIYFGDDPNDKWPTNSSVATPPCAPPLSMHWCLGEVLGALKVLATNLPNA